The Methylobacterium currus genome contains a region encoding:
- a CDS encoding sterol desaturase family protein has translation MPTVPTPPSLWSVIQALGQSTVSIWLLLTILGLLFTVVSWIARPCNPGRPWWRKPDVVTDVCYWFVIPVVSGYARIWLLVIGLFLLNGVPATLGLPSLFGEGIGPLAGLPFWAQAPLYLILSDLVMYATHRLFHTMRLWRFHAIHHSSEEIEWTSAARFHPVDAVFHGALSDVVPLLLGISPDVLIALVPFNVGVSALAHANLDWTFGPFRYLLVSPVFHRWHHTGPDEGGNSNFAGCFPLIDLVFGTFYMPKGVLPQDFGNGDPAFPRGFGDQLVHPFRSQDRPAGLEPGPSS, from the coding sequence ATGCCGACCGTTCCGACGCCGCCCTCGCTCTGGAGCGTGATCCAGGCTCTCGGCCAGAGCACGGTCAGCATCTGGCTGCTGCTGACGATCCTGGGCCTCCTGTTCACGGTCGTCAGCTGGATCGCCCGGCCGTGCAATCCCGGCCGGCCCTGGTGGCGCAAGCCGGACGTCGTCACCGACGTGTGCTACTGGTTCGTGATCCCGGTCGTCTCCGGCTACGCCCGGATCTGGCTCCTGGTCATCGGGCTGTTCCTGCTGAACGGGGTCCCGGCGACGCTCGGGCTTCCGAGCCTGTTCGGGGAGGGGATCGGCCCGCTCGCGGGCCTGCCCTTCTGGGCGCAGGCGCCGCTCTACCTGATCCTCTCCGATCTCGTGATGTACGCGACGCATCGGCTGTTCCACACGATGCGGCTGTGGCGCTTCCACGCCATCCATCACTCCTCCGAGGAGATCGAGTGGACCTCGGCCGCCCGCTTCCACCCGGTCGACGCGGTCTTCCACGGCGCCCTCTCGGACGTCGTCCCGCTCCTGCTCGGCATCTCGCCGGACGTGCTGATCGCCCTCGTCCCGTTCAATGTCGGCGTCTCGGCGCTCGCGCACGCCAACCTCGACTGGACCTTCGGCCCCTTCCGCTACCTGCTGGTGAGCCCCGTCTTCCACCGCTGGCACCACACCGGGCCGGACGAGGGCGGCAACAGCAACTTCGCGGGCTGCTTCCCGCTGATCGACCTCGTCTTCGGCACCTTCTACATGCCGAAAGGGGTGCTGCCGCAGGATTTCGGCAATGGCGACCCGGCCTTTCCGCGCGGGTTCGGCGACCAGCTGGTCCATCCGTTCCGGTCGCAGGACAGGCCGGCAGGGCTGGAGCCGGGGCCGTCTTCGTAA
- the deoC gene encoding deoxyribose-phosphate aldolase — translation MIDHTLLRADATSAEVRRLCEEALAHRFKAVCVNPVHVGRVARILAGSDVAPCAVVGFPLGAVPPEDKAAEAAGAVRRGAAEIDMVIALGALKEGDHAAVRADIAAVRAACREQVLKVIIETCLLDDAQKRLACTLAVEAGADFVKTSTGFSTGGATVADVVLMRASVGDAVGVKASGGVRSVAAARALIAAGATRLGTSSGVALVTAGGAGGTYQAPSGR, via the coding sequence CTGATCGACCACACGCTCCTGCGGGCCGACGCGACCTCGGCCGAGGTGCGGCGCCTGTGCGAGGAGGCGCTGGCGCACCGCTTCAAGGCGGTCTGCGTCAACCCGGTCCATGTCGGGCGCGTCGCCCGGATCCTGGCCGGCAGCGACGTCGCGCCCTGCGCCGTCGTCGGCTTCCCCCTCGGGGCGGTGCCGCCGGAGGACAAGGCGGCGGAGGCCGCGGGCGCCGTGCGACGCGGCGCGGCCGAGATCGACATGGTGATCGCGCTCGGCGCCCTGAAGGAGGGAGACCACGCCGCCGTCCGGGCCGACATCGCGGCGGTCCGGGCCGCCTGCCGGGAGCAGGTGCTGAAGGTCATCATCGAGACCTGCCTGCTCGACGACGCGCAGAAGCGCCTCGCCTGCACCCTGGCGGTCGAGGCCGGCGCCGATTTCGTCAAGACCTCGACCGGCTTCTCGACAGGCGGCGCCACCGTGGCGGATGTCGTGCTGATGCGCGCCTCGGTGGGCGATGCCGTCGGCGTCAAGGCCTCCGGCGGCGTGCGCAGTGTGGCGGCCGCCCGCGCCCTGATCGCCGCCGGGGCGACGCGGCTCGGCACGAGTTCGGGCGTGGCGTTGGTGACGGCGGGGGGCGCGGGCGGGACGTATCAAGCGCCCTCGGGCCGGTAG
- a CDS encoding enoyl-CoA hydratase-related protein, with protein sequence MTDHVRITDEPGGVRLIQLVRPEKKNALTGAMYDAMREALEGADRDGSGVGAVVFAGTDGVFTAGNDIADFVARADTSFGEAPSLRFIRQLAVTRTPMVAAVDGLAVGVGTTLTLHCDLVYVAPAATFRMPFVDLGLVPEAASSYLLPRRVGLPKATELLLLGEAFGADEAVRLGLANAVVPADGLLEHALAQGAKLAAKPRQALAAARRLIRGDHEAVRAAMDAEAAAFDAALRSPEAQAAFQRFLSRGAR encoded by the coding sequence ATGACCGACCACGTCCGCATCACCGACGAACCCGGCGGCGTCCGCCTCATCCAGCTCGTCCGGCCCGAGAAGAAGAACGCTCTCACCGGCGCCATGTACGACGCCATGCGGGAGGCGCTGGAAGGGGCCGACCGCGACGGATCGGGCGTCGGCGCGGTGGTCTTCGCCGGGACTGATGGCGTATTCACCGCCGGCAACGACATCGCCGACTTCGTCGCCCGGGCCGACACATCCTTCGGCGAGGCGCCCTCCTTGCGCTTCATCCGCCAGCTCGCCGTAACCCGCACCCCGATGGTGGCGGCGGTGGACGGGCTCGCGGTCGGGGTCGGCACCACGCTCACGCTCCATTGCGACCTCGTCTACGTGGCGCCCGCCGCGACCTTCCGGATGCCGTTCGTCGATCTCGGCCTCGTGCCGGAGGCCGCCTCCAGCTACCTCCTGCCGCGCCGGGTCGGCCTGCCGAAGGCGACGGAGCTCCTGCTCCTCGGCGAGGCCTTCGGGGCCGACGAGGCGGTGCGGCTCGGCCTCGCCAACGCAGTCGTGCCGGCCGACGGGCTCCTCGAACACGCGCTGGCGCAAGGCGCCAAGCTCGCCGCGAAGCCCCGCCAGGCGCTCGCCGCCGCCCGCCGGCTGATCCGCGGCGACCACGAGGCCGTGCGGGCCGCCATGGATGCGGAGGCCGCGGCCTTCGACGCAGCGCTCCGCTCCCCCGAGGCGCAAGCCGCGTTCCAGCGCTTCCTGTCCCGCGGCGCCCGGTGA
- a CDS encoding acyl-CoA dehydrogenase yields MTYRAPVAEMAFTLRHVAGLDRAIAEGLHGDLSDDLVDTILEEAGRFANDVVAPLNTVGDRHGTPLKDGVVTMPPGYREAYRAWTEGGWNALPGPVEYGGQGLPVLLNAACIEMWNSAAMAFGLGPLLTAGGVEALSRHGSEDLRARYLEKLVSGEWTATMNLTEPQAGSDLSVMRTRAEPAGDGRYRISGEKIYITWGEHDLTDNIIHLVLARLPDAPAGTRGISLFLVPKVLPDGSRNALTCAGIEHKLGIHGSPTCTMVYDGATGWLVGEPNRGLACMFTMMNNARLGVGLQGVAIAERAYQQALLYARDRRQGRASAASEGASAIIEHPDVQRMLLTMKALTAASRGICYLTAEAIDRAHRAPDEAARKAAQARASLLTPVAKAFSTDIGIEVASLGIQVHGGMGFVEETGAAQHLRDARIAAIYEGTNGIQAIDLVTRKLPLDDGAVVRGQIGAMRLVAERVLKEGSPAFGHTAPRLRETIEALDRATGHLLKALGSNRPEEALAGATPYLRLFGLAQGGICLAQAALAANAAVKAGDGDPAHPARIALARFFAENLATAARGLEETVTGGGGFLQDGALALAG; encoded by the coding sequence ATGACCTATCGCGCGCCCGTGGCCGAGATGGCCTTCACCCTCCGGCACGTCGCCGGGCTCGATCGCGCCATCGCGGAGGGGTTGCACGGCGACCTCTCGGACGACCTCGTCGACACGATCCTGGAGGAGGCCGGGCGCTTCGCCAACGACGTGGTGGCGCCGCTCAACACGGTGGGCGACCGCCACGGCACCCCGCTCAAGGACGGCGTCGTGACCATGCCGCCGGGCTACCGCGAGGCCTACCGTGCCTGGACCGAGGGCGGCTGGAATGCCCTGCCGGGCCCGGTCGAGTATGGCGGCCAGGGCCTGCCGGTGCTGCTCAACGCCGCCTGCATCGAGATGTGGAACTCCGCCGCGATGGCCTTCGGCCTCGGGCCGCTGCTGACCGCCGGCGGGGTCGAGGCGCTGAGCCGGCACGGCAGCGAGGACCTGCGCGCCCGCTACCTCGAGAAGCTGGTCTCGGGCGAGTGGACCGCCACCATGAACCTCACCGAGCCGCAGGCCGGCTCGGACCTCTCGGTGATGCGCACCCGGGCGGAGCCGGCCGGCGACGGTCGCTACCGGATCTCGGGCGAGAAGATCTACATCACCTGGGGCGAGCACGACCTCACCGACAACATCATTCACCTCGTTCTGGCGCGGCTCCCCGACGCGCCCGCCGGCACCCGCGGCATCTCGCTGTTCCTGGTGCCGAAGGTGCTGCCGGACGGGTCGCGCAACGCGCTCACATGCGCCGGCATCGAGCACAAGCTCGGCATCCACGGCTCGCCGACCTGCACCATGGTGTATGACGGCGCCACCGGCTGGCTCGTCGGCGAGCCGAACCGGGGCCTCGCCTGCATGTTCACGATGATGAACAACGCCCGCCTCGGCGTCGGCCTCCAGGGCGTCGCCATCGCCGAGCGCGCCTACCAGCAGGCGCTCCTGTATGCCCGCGACCGCCGCCAGGGCCGGGCGAGCGCCGCGAGCGAGGGCGCCAGCGCGATCATCGAGCATCCCGACGTGCAGCGGATGCTCCTGACCATGAAGGCGCTCACGGCGGCCTCCCGGGGCATCTGCTACCTGACCGCCGAGGCGATCGACCGCGCCCACCGGGCGCCGGACGAGGCGGCGCGCAAGGCGGCGCAGGCCCGGGCCTCGCTGCTGACCCCGGTCGCCAAGGCCTTCTCGACCGATATCGGCATCGAGGTCGCCTCGCTCGGCATCCAGGTCCATGGCGGCATGGGATTCGTCGAGGAGACCGGCGCCGCCCAGCACCTGCGCGACGCCCGCATCGCGGCGATCTACGAGGGTACCAACGGCATCCAGGCGATCGACCTCGTCACCCGCAAGCTGCCGCTGGACGACGGCGCGGTGGTGCGCGGCCAGATCGGCGCGATGCGCCTCGTCGCCGAGCGGGTGCTGAAGGAGGGGAGCCCGGCCTTCGGCCACACCGCCCCGCGCCTGCGCGAGACGATCGAAGCCCTCGACCGGGCGACGGGCCACCTCCTCAAGGCGCTGGGCTCGAACCGGCCCGAGGAGGCACTCGCCGGCGCCACCCCCTACCTGCGCCTGTTCGGCCTCGCCCAGGGCGGCATCTGCCTGGCGCAGGCGGCCCTGGCGGCGAACGCGGCCGTGAAGGCCGGCGACGGCGACCCGGCCCACCCGGCCCGCATCGCCTTGGCGCGCTTCTTCGCCGAGAACCTCGCTACCGCCGCGCGGGGGCTGGAGGAGACGGTGACGGGGGGCGGGGGCTTCCTGCAGGACGGGGCGCTGGCGCTCGCGGGGTGA
- a CDS encoding Ig-like domain-containing protein, producing MRWVVMRLLGSVVLCMMIAASGRLLFEHLSPRVLALMPIDGATEVYPDLPMAIGFSRAMVPETIGPATIALREESGAPVPVAISYDAAQRSARLVPQAPLRPGAAYRIVVGAGIRPESTLGLSLAEPAEGRFTVAAAPELAAMQGSPVLVAVGPKNPFGPYYAEILRAEGLNLFSVVATRDLTPERLARTALVLMTESPDDALAARLSDWVQDGGNLIAIRPEGAWLPLFGLAPGGEALAERYIQVDAQAPAARGIARQAMQFHGPATRYAPGDATILARLSTGSEALPWPAVALHRAGQGQAAAFAFDLATSVVRLRQGNPAFAGQERDGLPPRRPNDLFFPDYLDLSRVAIPQADEQQRLLANLIVTMSAERLPLPRVWYLPDERRAALIMAGDDHATRRGTLDAYKRLVAESPLDCRPEAWDCARATSYVTPATRLAPDQAQAYAALGFETGIHADTGCRDVDAATLGLALSRQVGGIGQKLGLPAQETHRLHCVTWNGWADTAKIERAAGIRLDLGYYYWPGSWIRRRPGFMNGSGFPMRFADLDGRVLDIYQAASHLVNENGVDQRTGITTLLDRALGPEQFFGAFGTHYDYTDGYFDHLVAAARERGVAMISAAQMLRWLDRREATRFEALAWNGHDLTFRVDLADGPERVTGMLPVSALSHRLAAITRGGQRVHFRTETIKGIDYALFDLEAGGYAVLYDEKTSSMPLPARLR from the coding sequence ATGCGATGGGTCGTCATGCGCCTGCTGGGTTCAGTAGTCTTGTGTATGATGATTGCGGCATCGGGACGCCTCTTGTTTGAGCATCTGTCTCCGCGTGTGCTGGCGTTGATGCCGATCGACGGCGCAACGGAAGTCTATCCCGATCTTCCGATGGCGATCGGCTTCTCTCGCGCGATGGTGCCGGAGACGATCGGGCCGGCGACGATCGCCTTGCGTGAGGAGAGCGGCGCGCCGGTGCCGGTCGCGATCAGCTACGATGCGGCCCAGCGCTCCGCCCGGCTGGTCCCGCAGGCGCCGTTGCGGCCGGGCGCGGCCTACCGGATCGTGGTCGGGGCCGGGATCCGGCCGGAGAGCACACTCGGGCTGTCCTTGGCCGAGCCGGCGGAGGGGCGTTTCACCGTGGCGGCGGCGCCCGAACTCGCCGCGATGCAAGGGTCGCCGGTCCTGGTCGCGGTCGGGCCGAAGAATCCCTTCGGGCCCTACTACGCCGAGATCCTGCGGGCCGAGGGGCTGAACCTGTTCTCGGTGGTCGCGACGCGGGACCTCACGCCGGAGCGCCTCGCCCGCACCGCCCTGGTGCTGATGACCGAGTCGCCGGACGACGCCTTGGCCGCGCGACTCTCCGACTGGGTGCAGGATGGCGGCAACCTGATCGCGATCCGGCCGGAGGGTGCGTGGCTGCCGCTGTTCGGCCTCGCCCCGGGCGGAGAGGCCCTGGCCGAGCGCTACATCCAGGTCGACGCGCAGGCGCCGGCCGCCCGCGGCATCGCCCGGCAGGCGATGCAGTTCCACGGGCCCGCGACCCGCTACGCGCCGGGGGACGCCACGATCCTCGCCCGCCTCTCGACCGGGAGCGAGGCCCTGCCCTGGCCGGCAGTCGCGCTGCACCGGGCCGGCCAGGGCCAGGCGGCCGCCTTCGCCTTCGACCTCGCCACCTCGGTGGTGCGCCTGCGCCAGGGCAATCCGGCCTTCGCCGGGCAGGAGCGGGACGGGCTGCCGCCCCGGCGGCCGAACGACCTGTTCTTCCCCGACTACCTCGACCTCTCGCGGGTGGCGATCCCGCAGGCCGACGAGCAGCAGCGGCTGCTCGCCAACCTGATCGTGACGATGAGCGCCGAGCGCCTGCCGCTGCCACGGGTCTGGTACCTGCCCGACGAGCGCCGCGCCGCCCTCATCATGGCCGGCGACGACCACGCCACCCGGCGCGGCACCCTGGATGCCTACAAGCGCCTCGTCGCCGAGAGCCCGCTCGATTGCCGGCCGGAGGCCTGGGACTGCGCGCGGGCGACCTCCTACGTCACGCCGGCGACGCGTCTCGCGCCGGACCAGGCGCAGGCCTATGCGGCGCTCGGCTTCGAGACGGGGATCCATGCCGATACCGGCTGCCGCGACGTCGATGCCGCCACCCTGGGACTGGCCCTGAGCCGGCAGGTCGGCGGCATCGGGCAGAAGCTCGGCCTCCCGGCGCAGGAGACCCACCGCCTGCACTGCGTCACCTGGAACGGCTGGGCCGACACCGCCAAGATCGAGCGTGCGGCGGGGATCCGCCTCGACCTCGGCTACTATTACTGGCCCGGCTCGTGGATCCGCCGCCGGCCGGGCTTCATGAACGGCTCCGGCTTCCCGATGCGCTTCGCCGACCTCGACGGGCGGGTCCTCGACATCTACCAGGCCGCAAGCCACCTGGTGAACGAGAACGGCGTCGACCAGCGCACCGGCATCACCACCCTGCTCGACCGGGCGCTCGGCCCCGAGCAGTTCTTCGGCGCCTTCGGCACCCATTACGACTACACCGACGGCTATTTCGACCATCTGGTCGCCGCTGCCCGCGAGCGCGGCGTCGCGATGATCTCGGCCGCCCAGATGCTGCGCTGGCTCGACCGCCGGGAGGCCACCCGGTTCGAAGCCCTGGCCTGGAACGGGCACGACCTGACCTTCCGGGTCGATCTCGCGGATGGGCCGGAGCGGGTGACCGGGATGCTGCCGGTCTCGGCCCTGTCCCACCGCCTCGCGGCGATCACCCGCGGCGGCCAGCGCGTGCATTTCCGGACCGAGACCATCAAGGGGATCGACTACGCCCTGTTCGACCTGGAAGCGGGGGGCTACGCCGTGCTCTACGACGAGAAGACCTCGTCGATGCCGCTCCCGGCCCGGCTGCGGTGA
- a CDS encoding class II 3-deoxy-7-phosphoheptulonate synthase, which produces MSERWTPTSWRRLPIQQVPDYPDSASLEAVERQLASFPPLVFAGEARKLKQGLAKVAAGEAFLLQGGDCAESFDEHSADNIRDFFRVFLQMALVLTFAGGSPVVKVGRIAGQFAKPRSSPTETVDGVTLPSYRGDIVNGIGFSEAERVPDPRRQAEAYRQSAATLNLLRAFATGGYANLENAHRWMLGFVKDSPQSSAYADLAQRMTETLDFMRAIGINPETHQEVRQTDFYTSHEALLLGYEEALTRVDSTSGDWYATSGHMLWIGDRTRQADHAHIEFARGIKNPIGLKCGPSLKADDLIRLVDLLNPANEAGRLTLICRFGADKVGDHLPGLIRAVEREGRKVVWSCDPMHGNTVTASGYKTRPFERVMKEIQGFFDIHQAEGTHAGGIHLEMTGKNVTECTGGARALTAEDLHDRYHTYCDPRLNAEQALEVAFLTADLVKRERRQHEHPRIEAAE; this is translated from the coding sequence ATGAGCGAGCGTTGGACCCCCACGAGCTGGCGGCGGCTGCCGATTCAGCAGGTCCCGGATTATCCGGATTCCGCTTCCCTCGAGGCAGTGGAGCGGCAGCTCGCGAGCTTTCCTCCGCTGGTTTTTGCAGGCGAGGCGCGCAAGCTGAAGCAGGGCCTCGCCAAGGTCGCGGCGGGCGAGGCCTTCCTGCTCCAGGGCGGCGACTGCGCCGAGAGCTTCGACGAGCATTCCGCCGACAACATCCGCGATTTCTTCCGCGTCTTCCTCCAGATGGCGCTGGTGCTGACCTTCGCGGGCGGTTCGCCGGTGGTGAAGGTCGGCCGCATCGCCGGGCAGTTCGCCAAGCCGCGCTCCTCGCCAACCGAGACCGTCGACGGCGTCACGCTGCCGAGCTACCGCGGCGACATCGTCAACGGGATCGGCTTCTCGGAGGCCGAGCGCGTGCCCGATCCGCGCCGGCAGGCCGAGGCCTACCGCCAGTCGGCCGCGACGCTCAACCTGCTGCGCGCCTTCGCGACCGGCGGCTACGCCAATCTCGAGAACGCGCATCGCTGGATGCTCGGCTTCGTCAAGGACTCGCCCCAGTCCTCGGCCTATGCCGACCTGGCGCAGCGCATGACCGAGACCCTCGACTTCATGCGGGCGATCGGCATCAACCCGGAGACGCACCAGGAGGTGCGCCAGACCGATTTCTATACCAGCCACGAGGCGCTGCTGCTCGGCTACGAGGAGGCCCTGACCCGGGTCGATTCGACCAGCGGCGACTGGTACGCCACGTCGGGCCACATGCTGTGGATCGGCGACCGCACCCGCCAGGCCGACCACGCCCATATCGAGTTCGCCCGAGGCATCAAGAACCCGATCGGCCTCAAATGCGGCCCGTCGCTGAAGGCCGACGACCTGATCCGGCTCGTGGATCTGCTCAACCCGGCGAATGAAGCCGGCCGCCTGACCCTGATCTGCCGCTTCGGCGCCGACAAGGTCGGCGACCACCTCCCCGGCCTGATCCGGGCGGTGGAGCGCGAGGGCCGCAAGGTCGTGTGGTCCTGCGACCCGATGCACGGCAACACCGTGACGGCGAGCGGCTACAAGACCCGGCCGTTCGAGCGGGTGATGAAGGAGATCCAGGGCTTCTTCGACATCCACCAGGCGGAAGGGACGCATGCCGGCGGCATCCACCTCGAGATGACGGGCAAGAACGTCACCGAGTGCACCGGCGGCGCCCGGGCGCTAACGGCCGAGGACCTGCACGACCGCTACCACACCTATTGCGACCCGCGCCTCAACGCCGAGCAGGCGCTCGAGGTGGCCTTCCTGACCGCCGACCTCGTCAAGCGCGAGCGCCGGCAGCACGAGCACCCGCGGATCGAAGCGGCCGAGTAG
- a CDS encoding SDR family NAD(P)-dependent oxidoreductase — protein sequence MRPAGVPDLSGKICLVAGASRGVGRGIARALAEAGATVVVTARSSETGPRTDQRTEALEDTAREVDLAGGRGHHYLCDHTREPEVDAMVRWVLRRFGRIDVAVSSVWGGNEGYDGVRYPDGASWGTAFWRRGLAPLRHSLETGPLAGLILARAVAPAMVSAKGGLLALVSFGTEAYLGDLFYDLAKAATNRLALAMAEELKPYGVTALALAPGLVRTERVVEAGMDGEAGESPLYAGRALAALAGDPEVGAFAGQVLHVGDLARAYGFTDEDGGRPERYRPEGA from the coding sequence GTGAGGCCCGCCGGCGTCCCGGACCTCTCGGGCAAGATCTGCCTCGTCGCCGGCGCCTCGCGCGGGGTCGGGCGCGGGATCGCCCGGGCGTTGGCCGAGGCCGGCGCCACGGTGGTGGTCACCGCCCGCTCCAGCGAGACCGGTCCGCGCACCGACCAGCGCACGGAAGCGCTGGAGGACACCGCCCGGGAGGTCGACCTCGCGGGCGGGCGCGGCCACCATTACCTCTGCGACCACACCCGCGAGCCGGAGGTGGACGCGATGGTGCGCTGGGTGCTGCGCCGCTTCGGCCGCATCGACGTCGCGGTGTCGAGCGTCTGGGGCGGCAACGAGGGCTATGACGGCGTGCGCTATCCCGACGGCGCCAGCTGGGGCACCGCCTTCTGGCGCCGCGGCCTCGCGCCCTTGCGCCACAGCCTCGAGACCGGGCCGCTCGCCGGCCTGATCCTCGCCCGGGCGGTGGCGCCCGCCATGGTCTCGGCCAAGGGCGGCCTCCTGGCGCTGGTCTCGTTCGGGACGGAGGCCTATCTCGGCGACCTGTTCTACGACCTCGCCAAGGCGGCCACCAACCGCCTCGCCCTCGCGATGGCGGAGGAACTGAAGCCCTACGGCGTCACGGCCCTGGCCCTGGCGCCGGGCCTGGTGCGGACCGAGCGGGTGGTGGAGGCCGGGATGGACGGGGAGGCGGGGGAGAGCCCGCTCTACGCCGGGCGGGCGCTGGCGGCGCTGGCGGGCGATCCCGAGGTCGGGGCCTTCGCCGGGCAGGTGCTGCATGTCGGCGACCTCGCGCGGGCTTATGGCTTCACCGACGAGGATGGCGGCCGGCCTGAGCGCTACCGGCCCGAGGGCGCTTGA
- a CDS encoding creatininase family protein, with the protein MPILTPFRCSRRAVLTAGTLLGFGILTLQHSWPAPLVRRIAMADMTWVEVRQALDQGYTTALVPSGGLEQNGPYLAIGKHDSLVAWTAQRIAEALGHTLIAPVVSYVPQGNFDPPTGNLVFPGTLGVSEEAYAGTLEGIARSLKAHGFRTILFIADHGGALAPQQQVAARLDRDWAAQGVRVLSVDDYYVAGNRAQALWLEAQGETPATIGGHAGLADHASLMAAAPERVDFARPTPPLLARLGLTSDGSSGDPRRATAERGRALLDLQVEAGLAQIRRFTATKQGS; encoded by the coding sequence ATGCCGATCCTCACGCCGTTTCGCTGCTCGCGCCGCGCCGTCCTGACCGCCGGTACGCTCCTGGGCTTCGGGATCCTGACGCTGCAGCATTCGTGGCCGGCGCCGCTGGTCCGGCGGATCGCGATGGCCGACATGACCTGGGTCGAGGTGCGGCAGGCCCTCGATCAAGGCTACACGACCGCCCTCGTCCCGAGCGGCGGCCTGGAGCAGAACGGCCCCTATCTCGCCATCGGCAAGCACGACAGCCTCGTCGCCTGGACGGCGCAGCGCATCGCCGAGGCTTTGGGCCACACCCTCATCGCCCCGGTCGTCTCCTACGTCCCGCAGGGGAATTTCGACCCGCCGACCGGCAACCTCGTCTTCCCGGGCACGCTCGGCGTTTCCGAGGAGGCCTATGCGGGCACGCTGGAAGGCATCGCCCGCAGCCTGAAGGCGCATGGCTTCCGCACCATCCTGTTCATCGCCGATCACGGCGGGGCCTTGGCGCCCCAGCAGCAGGTCGCGGCGCGGCTCGACCGCGACTGGGCCGCCCAGGGGGTGCGGGTGCTGAGCGTCGACGACTACTACGTCGCGGGCAACCGGGCGCAAGCGCTCTGGCTGGAGGCGCAGGGCGAGACGCCGGCGACGATCGGGGGGCATGCCGGGCTCGCCGACCACGCCTCGCTCATGGCGGCGGCGCCCGAGCGCGTCGACTTCGCCCGGCCGACGCCGCCCCTCCTTGCCCGGCTCGGGCTGACCAGCGACGGCAGCAGCGGCGATCCCCGCCGCGCCACGGCGGAGCGCGGGCGCGCGCTGCTCGACCTCCAGGTCGAGGCGGGCCTGGCGCAGATCCGCCGGTTCACGGCCACCAAGCAAGGATCGTGA
- a CDS encoding L-threonylcarbamoyladenylate synthase, with protein MPTRRLAADDAGIEEAGALLRAGKLVAIPTETVYGLGADAGDPAAVAGIYAAKERPRFNPLIAHLPDLAAARREGDFGPEALRLAQAFWPGPLTLVVPLAGTARVCDLARAGLPSVALRVPGSALARKVLAAAGCPVAAPSANRSGRVSPTEVDHVLGDLDGRIAGVLDGGPCPIGVESTIVACLDGPPVLLRPGGVPRDAIEAILGRELAMPSAPDGAAPVSPGLLASHYAPRAAVRLDAARIRPGEAALLFGPVPPDGLDDAALSLNLSPAGDLAEAAAHLFAHLRRLDAAGPATIAVTPIPEHGLGEAIRDRLARAAAPR; from the coding sequence ATGCCGACCCGCCGCCTCGCCGCCGATGACGCGGGCATCGAGGAGGCCGGCGCCCTTCTGCGCGCCGGCAAGCTGGTGGCGATCCCCACCGAGACCGTCTACGGCCTCGGCGCCGATGCCGGCGATCCGGCGGCGGTGGCGGGAATCTACGCCGCCAAGGAGCGGCCCCGTTTCAACCCGCTGATCGCCCACCTGCCCGACCTCGCGGCGGCCCGGCGCGAGGGCGATTTCGGCCCGGAGGCCCTGCGTCTGGCGCAGGCCTTCTGGCCCGGCCCCCTCACCCTGGTGGTGCCTCTGGCCGGCACGGCCCGCGTCTGCGACCTCGCCCGGGCCGGGCTGCCGAGCGTCGCGCTCCGGGTGCCGGGCAGTGCCCTCGCCCGGAAGGTGCTGGCGGCGGCAGGCTGCCCTGTGGCGGCGCCCTCGGCCAACCGCTCGGGGCGGGTCAGCCCGACGGAGGTGGATCACGTGCTGGGCGACCTCGACGGCCGGATCGCAGGCGTGCTCGATGGCGGGCCCTGCCCGATCGGGGTCGAGTCGACCATCGTCGCCTGCCTCGACGGCCCGCCGGTGCTGCTGCGTCCGGGCGGCGTGCCGCGCGACGCCATCGAGGCGATCCTGGGGCGGGAACTGGCCATGCCGAGCGCGCCGGACGGGGCGGCCCCGGTCTCTCCGGGGCTCCTCGCCTCGCATTATGCGCCCCGCGCCGCCGTCCGCCTCGATGCGGCGCGGATCCGGCCGGGCGAGGCCGCCCTGCTGTTCGGCCCCGTCCCGCCGGACGGGCTCGACGACGCGGCGCTCTCGCTCAATCTCAGCCCGGCCGGCGACCTCGCGGAGGCGGCCGCCCACCTCTTCGCGCATCTGCGCCGCCTCGACGCCGCCGGCCCGGCGACGATCGCGGTGACGCCGATACCGGAGCACGGGCTCGGCGAGGCGATCCGCGACCGGCTCGCGCGGGCTGCCGCGCCGCGGTGA